A window of the Pedobacter frigiditerrae genome harbors these coding sequences:
- a CDS encoding ankyrin repeat domain-containing protein, protein MQIEQELLIHAARVGDLAVLKELLKGNANVNIKDEKGYTPLIIACYNNQFEAAKLLLTNGADLNAQDLGGNTALMGVAFKGYPAIAELLIEGGADLNLQHGNGGTALMFAAMFGRNDLVELLLLHGADSTICDVRGMRAADLAAQQGNVKALELLEA, encoded by the coding sequence ATGCAAATAGAACAAGAACTACTTATCCACGCCGCCAGAGTTGGTGATTTAGCTGTACTAAAGGAATTATTAAAAGGCAATGCCAATGTTAATATCAAAGATGAAAAAGGTTATACACCTTTAATAATCGCTTGTTATAACAATCAATTTGAAGCTGCTAAATTATTATTAACTAATGGAGCAGATTTAAATGCCCAAGATTTAGGCGGAAATACTGCTTTAATGGGTGTAGCTTTTAAAGGCTATCCAGCTATTGCTGAATTGCTGATTGAAGGTGGAGCTGATTTGAATTTACAGCATGGTAATGGTGGTACAGCCCTAATGTTTGCTGCTATGTTTGGTAGAAATGATTTGGTTGAACTTTTACTGTTGCATGGCGCAGATTCAACCATTTGTGATGTAAGAGGAATGAGAGCTGCAGATTTAGCAGCGCAACAAGGGAATGTTAAAGCTTTAGAATTGTTGGAAGCATAA
- a CDS encoding catalase produces MAKKPIAPKTTAVNNGAKIENLKPHTADATNQKMTTDHGVGINDDQNSLKAGDRGATLLEDFILREKITHFDHERIPERVVHARGSGAHGIFKLYKPIPELTKAQFLNDAEIETPVFVRFSTVAGSRGSTDLARDVRGFAVKFYTQEGNFDLVGNNMPVFFIQDAMKFPDLIHAVKPEPDNEMPQAASAHDTFWDFISLMPESTHMIMWAMSDRAIPRSYRMMEGFGVHTFRFINEKGESNFVKFHWKPLLGVHSVAWDEAQNISGKDPDFHRRDLWEAIQSGNFPEWEFGIQIVPEADEHKFDFDLLDPTKLIPEELVPVQRIGKLTLNRNTDNFFAETEQVAFHVGHVVPGIDFTNDPLMQGRLFSYTDTQLIRLGGPNFHEIPINRPVVPVHNNQRDGFMRQTINVGKASYNPNTTGNNDPAQVKAADGGFVSHNERIDARKTRARSKSFFDHFSQARLFFNSQSEAEKNHIVDAFRFELGKVKTIAIREKMIGRLAQVDEGLAKKVAAALGLEVPKKEVEPINHSIPADGKPADYQPIEVDPKLKVSEALSMANTIKDNIKTRKIAIIAADGVNDKSLNDVKKSLITAGATVEIIAPKLGNILTDKNVAIAIDESLLTAASVFYDAVYVPSGKKSIATIAIEPDAIHFLNEAFKHCKAIAFDADAQAIIDSTYFAAIAKEDGIIIEGDVKKLADQFIKAIAQHRFWDREKARKVPA; encoded by the coding sequence ATGGCTAAAAAACCTATCGCCCCAAAAACGACAGCAGTAAACAATGGCGCAAAAATAGAAAATCTTAAGCCACATACGGCTGATGCGACTAACCAGAAAATGACTACCGATCATGGTGTAGGTATAAATGATGACCAAAACTCCTTAAAAGCAGGAGATAGAGGTGCAACTTTGTTGGAAGACTTTATACTTAGAGAGAAGATCACACACTTTGACCATGAAAGAATACCTGAGCGTGTAGTGCATGCAAGAGGATCGGGAGCCCATGGTATTTTTAAATTGTATAAACCAATTCCTGAATTAACTAAAGCACAATTTTTAAACGATGCGGAAATTGAAACTCCAGTTTTTGTACGTTTTTCTACAGTTGCAGGCTCAAGAGGATCAACTGATTTGGCTAGAGATGTGAGAGGTTTTGCAGTTAAGTTTTACACGCAAGAAGGAAATTTTGATTTGGTTGGCAATAATATGCCAGTATTCTTTATTCAGGATGCGATGAAGTTTCCAGACCTTATCCACGCTGTGAAACCTGAGCCAGACAATGAAATGCCACAAGCTGCAAGTGCTCATGATACTTTCTGGGACTTTATTTCTTTAATGCCAGAATCTACACACATGATCATGTGGGCCATGAGTGATAGGGCTATCCCTAGAAGTTATAGAATGATGGAAGGTTTTGGTGTACATACTTTTAGATTTATCAATGAAAAAGGTGAATCAAACTTCGTTAAATTCCATTGGAAACCTCTTTTGGGTGTACATTCGGTAGCTTGGGATGAAGCTCAAAATATTTCGGGTAAAGACCCTGATTTTCATAGAAGAGATTTATGGGAAGCCATACAAAGTGGCAATTTCCCTGAATGGGAATTTGGCATACAGATAGTTCCAGAAGCTGATGAACATAAATTTGATTTCGACTTATTAGACCCAACAAAGTTGATTCCAGAGGAATTAGTACCTGTGCAACGAATAGGCAAATTAACCTTAAATAGAAATACTGATAACTTTTTCGCAGAAACTGAACAGGTTGCTTTTCATGTAGGCCACGTAGTTCCAGGAATTGATTTTACCAATGACCCATTAATGCAGGGCAGGTTATTTTCTTATACCGATACGCAATTGATTCGTTTAGGCGGACCGAACTTTCATGAAATACCTATCAATAGACCCGTAGTACCCGTTCATAATAACCAGAGGGATGGTTTCATGAGGCAAACCATTAACGTGGGAAAAGCAAGTTACAATCCAAATACCACAGGCAATAATGATCCCGCACAGGTTAAGGCTGCTGATGGTGGATTTGTTAGTCATAATGAAAGAATTGATGCGAGAAAAACAAGGGCAAGGAGCAAAAGTTTCTTCGATCATTTTAGTCAGGCGAGGTTATTTTTTAACAGTCAGTCTGAAGCAGAAAAAAATCACATTGTAGATGCCTTTAGATTTGAATTGGGTAAAGTAAAAACAATTGCCATTCGTGAAAAAATGATTGGGAGATTGGCTCAAGTTGATGAAGGTCTAGCTAAGAAAGTTGCTGCGGCTTTAGGATTGGAAGTTCCTAAAAAAGAAGTTGAACCTATCAATCACAGTATCCCAGCAGATGGAAAACCAGCAGATTATCAACCTATAGAAGTAGATCCGAAGCTTAAAGTTTCTGAGGCTTTAAGTATGGCAAATACCATCAAGGATAATATTAAGACCCGAAAAATTGCTATTATCGCCGCAGATGGCGTAAATGACAAGTCTCTAAACGATGTTAAAAAATCTTTAATTACTGCTGGAGCAACGGTAGAAATCATTGCCCCTAAATTGGGTAATATACTAACTGATAAGAATGTAGCAATAGCTATTGATGAAAGTTTATTAACTGCAGCGTCTGTCTTTTATGACGCGGTTTATGTACCTAGCGGCAAAAAAAGTATAGCAACGATTGCCATAGAACCAGACGCCATTCATTTTTTAAATGAAGCTTTTAAACATTGCAAGGCTATAGCCTTTGATGCAGATGCACAAGCAATAATAGACTCCACGTATTTTGCTGCCATTGCGAAAGAAGATGGAATTATTATTGAAGGTGATGTTAAAAAACTAGCTGACCAATTTATAAAAGCAATTGCACAACACCGTTTTTGGGATAGAGAAAAAGCAAGAAAAGTTCCTGCTTAA
- a CDS encoding PAS domain S-box protein gives MQLCRMEEPNQNPNSKSPLTKDHSKLNYISEEQQINAMIESAPFPIAVYIGKEMRIARANQAVIEVWGKGPDVVGKIYKELLPELEGTGIYQRLDEVYETGIPFNIRNSKVKLTINGELKEFYFNYSFTPLFDDSGKVYGVMNTAADVTDLNLAKQHAEFSEINFRKMILQAPVAMSLLRGPAFVVDLVNEAMLDIWGKPFAQVTGKPVFEALPDVKEQGLEEVMEAVYRTGEPFFANETPVKLIRHGKEDTVYQNFVYQAYRDPYGAILGVLAISVDVSEQVRARKELEKTYEQIQLSKTAAQLGTFDLDLEKGTMEWDERCRKLFGIAHMNNVTYEQDFVQGLHPEDKERIIKIIDELLTGKKPDGNYDVEYRTLGQQDQQLRWVRAKGKVYYENSKPKRFIGSVLDITNQKQNEQRLLDLSEKQARLAAVVNSTDDIIISKTLEGIITSWNPAAERAFGFTEAEAIGCHISIVIPKSRLNEEDYILGQIRKGSKVDHFETVRYSKDKREIHLSLTVSPVVDHTGKVIGASKIARDISQQKIIHQREKKYTVRLEIMNMVMSAISEELDLNKILQKVTDATTELTGAEFGAFFYNKMDTTGESYTLFTLSGAPREAFEKFGMPRNTAVFHPTFSGEGVVRVDDITKDPRYGKNDPHFGMPRGHLPVVSYLAVPVISRNGHVIGGLFFGHPEPAMFSEEHETLVISIAAQAAISLDNAKLFEEVRALNDKKDEFIGLASHELKTPLASINGYLQILDRQIKEEAPKKFLQKALNQVGRITALVNDLLDVSKIEAGKLQLTNGEFDLKPIVEESIELIQHSAAKHIISFSSGMSHCLVQGDAQRIEQVIVNLLSNAIKYAPKADKVEVALSCTTEKVVVSVKDFGPGIANDKLRNIFTRFYRIDEASPNISGLGIGLYLAHEIITRHNGEIWAESELGAGSTFFFSLPRQLD, from the coding sequence GGAAGAACCTAACCAAAACCCAAACAGCAAATCCCCATTAACTAAAGACCACTCAAAACTTAATTATATTAGCGAGGAGCAACAGATCAATGCAATGATTGAGAGTGCGCCATTTCCAATAGCAGTTTACATTGGAAAGGAAATGCGAATTGCAAGAGCAAACCAAGCGGTAATTGAAGTTTGGGGTAAGGGACCTGATGTAGTGGGCAAAATTTATAAGGAATTACTACCAGAACTGGAAGGAACAGGCATTTACCAACGCCTTGATGAGGTATATGAGACTGGAATACCTTTTAATATTCGCAATAGCAAGGTTAAACTCACCATTAATGGAGAATTAAAAGAATTCTATTTCAACTATAGTTTTACACCATTATTTGATGATAGCGGAAAGGTATATGGCGTAATGAATACAGCTGCTGATGTAACCGATTTGAACTTAGCCAAACAACATGCAGAGTTTAGTGAAATAAACTTTCGCAAGATGATTTTACAGGCTCCAGTGGCGATGTCTCTGCTAAGAGGCCCAGCCTTTGTAGTTGATTTGGTTAATGAAGCCATGCTTGACATTTGGGGAAAGCCATTTGCTCAAGTAACTGGCAAACCAGTATTTGAAGCTTTGCCAGATGTTAAGGAACAAGGGCTAGAAGAGGTAATGGAAGCAGTTTATCGTACAGGGGAGCCTTTTTTTGCCAATGAAACCCCAGTTAAATTGATTCGTCATGGCAAAGAAGATACGGTTTATCAGAACTTTGTGTACCAAGCATATCGCGACCCTTATGGGGCAATTTTAGGCGTATTAGCTATTTCTGTTGATGTTTCTGAACAGGTAAGGGCGAGGAAGGAATTAGAAAAAACTTATGAGCAAATACAACTATCTAAAACCGCTGCACAACTAGGCACTTTTGATTTAGACCTAGAAAAAGGCACCATGGAATGGGATGAGCGATGTAGGAAACTTTTCGGCATTGCCCACATGAACAATGTAACCTATGAGCAAGATTTTGTACAAGGCTTACACCCTGAAGATAAGGAACGTATTATAAAAATTATAGATGAGTTATTAACCGGTAAAAAACCAGATGGCAATTATGATGTAGAATACCGTACCCTTGGCCAGCAAGACCAACAATTAAGGTGGGTGCGAGCTAAGGGAAAAGTTTATTACGAAAACAGTAAACCAAAAAGGTTTATCGGATCGGTATTGGATATCACTAACCAGAAGCAAAACGAACAACGTTTATTAGACCTTTCTGAAAAACAAGCAAGGTTAGCCGCTGTAGTTAATTCAACAGATGACATTATTATTTCTAAAACATTAGAAGGTATCATTACCAGCTGGAACCCTGCAGCAGAAAGGGCTTTTGGATTTACAGAAGCTGAGGCCATAGGTTGTCATATTTCTATTGTTATTCCGAAAAGCCGTTTAAACGAAGAAGATTATATACTCGGCCAGATAAGAAAGGGTAGCAAAGTAGACCATTTTGAAACCGTACGTTATAGCAAAGACAAAAGAGAAATACATTTATCACTCACGGTATCTCCTGTGGTAGACCATACCGGTAAGGTAATTGGCGCTTCAAAAATTGCAAGGGACATTAGCCAACAAAAAATAATACATCAAAGGGAAAAAAAATATACTGTTCGTTTAGAAATTATGAACATGGTGATGAGTGCCATTTCTGAAGAGTTGGACTTGAACAAGATTTTACAAAAGGTAACAGATGCTACTACGGAACTAACAGGAGCAGAATTTGGTGCTTTCTTTTATAACAAAATGGATACGACGGGCGAATCTTATACCCTATTTACCTTATCTGGCGCACCACGTGAAGCCTTTGAAAAATTTGGCATGCCTAGAAACACAGCCGTGTTTCACCCAACGTTTTCTGGCGAGGGTGTAGTGAGAGTTGATGACATTACCAAAGACCCCCGATATGGCAAAAACGACCCACATTTTGGAATGCCCAGGGGACACCTACCCGTAGTGAGTTATTTGGCTGTACCAGTAATATCACGTAATGGCCATGTAATTGGCGGCTTATTTTTCGGTCACCCAGAACCTGCAATGTTTAGCGAAGAACATGAAACATTAGTAATTTCCATTGCTGCCCAAGCTGCCATTAGTTTAGATAATGCCAAGCTATTTGAAGAGGTAAGGGCGTTAAACGATAAAAAGGACGAATTTATAGGGCTTGCCAGCCATGAATTAAAAACACCATTGGCAAGTATTAATGGATATTTGCAGATATTAGACCGTCAAATAAAAGAGGAAGCACCTAAGAAATTTCTTCAAAAAGCGCTTAACCAAGTTGGCAGAATTACCGCATTGGTTAATGATTTATTGGATGTATCAAAAATTGAAGCTGGTAAATTACAATTAACCAATGGAGAATTTGATCTTAAGCCGATTGTAGAGGAATCTATTGAGCTCATTCAACACTCGGCGGCAAAACATATCATCAGTTTTTCGAGTGGAATGAGTCATTGTCTGGTGCAAGGCGATGCGCAACGCATAGAGCAAGTAATTGTAAACTTATTGTCTAATGCTATTAAATATGCACCAAAGGCTGATAAAGTTGAAGTAGCTTTAAGTTGTACAACTGAAAAGGTAGTGGTTAGCGTGAAGGATTTTGGTCCGGGTATAGCTAATGATAAGTTGAGAAATATATTTACCAGGTTCTATCGAATAGATGAGGCCTCTCCTAACATTTCTGGCTTGGGGATTGGCTTATATTTAGCCCACGAAATTATTACTAGGCACAATGGTGAGATTTGGGCAGAAAGTGAATTGGGTGCTGGCAGCACTTTCTTTTTCTCGTTACCTAGGCAGCTGGATTAA